One genomic window of Candidatus Pseudobacter hemicellulosilyticus includes the following:
- a CDS encoding carboxypeptidase-like regulatory domain-containing protein, with the protein MRSRKKLLLLASLLPLSLLATANTETGKRGKTDPVIAGMVSDASSKKPVQGVTVSISSANKNIDKDRKEVLTDAAGNFKVPDLPPGEVVIVLTKKGYKTSRKENVVIKEGVALKLNFDITEEDESDVFHPLMRMMDGD; encoded by the coding sequence ATGAGAAGTAGAAAGAAACTTCTGCTACTGGCAAGTTTGTTACCCCTTTCCCTGTTGGCCACCGCCAATACCGAAACCGGTAAAAGAGGGAAAACCGACCCGGTTATTGCTGGAATGGTCTCCGATGCCAGCTCCAAAAAGCCCGTTCAGGGGGTTACTGTTTCCATTAGTTCAGCCAATAAGAATATCGATAAGGACAGGAAAGAGGTCCTGACCGATGCTGCGGGTAATTTCAAAGTGCCGGATCTGCCGCCCGGCGAAGTGGTGATCGTGCTGACGAAGAAAGGCTACAAAACAAGTCGTAAAGAAAATGTGGTCATTAAGGAAGGAGTCGCTTTAAAACTGAATTTTGATATCACCGAAGAAGATGAAAGTGACGTATTTCATCCCCTGATGCGGATGATGGACGGTGATTGA
- a CDS encoding ABC transporter permease has product MNKTWIVAQREFNSRVRKKTFLLSTILLPVLLFGLYGLMIYFSMKGNDDISIAVTDKAGIFTDSIKSDKDLQFVFLPAETEAGLKEKVDKKEYSGYLFVNEGHRLGKDSLSIRTPRTIGVISREQISNRINTALKEKRLLSFNISRQQLDSAQATIPVSITALSSTAAGSEADDKASIVATAVGFTSGFLIYIVLFIYGTMVMRGVMEEKVSRIAEVIVSSVKPFQLMMGKILGIGAVGLVQFLIWIVLMSVLAALLPSFVPDPQTAMQHMPGAAGAPEMPSGGMAELMSIVGGINFPLIIGCFIFYFLGGYLLYSSLFAAVGSAVNEDPQDAQSLLLPITMPIIFGIMIMVRAVSDPNSPMAVFGSLFPLTSPIVMMARLAHGIPAGVSTWELVLSMGLLVLGFVLTTWVAAKIYRTGILLYGKKVTWKEMWKWAFRKS; this is encoded by the coding sequence ATGAATAAAACCTGGATCGTTGCCCAACGTGAATTCAACAGCCGGGTACGCAAAAAGACCTTCCTGCTCAGCACTATATTACTGCCCGTATTATTATTCGGTCTTTATGGCCTTATGATCTATTTTTCCATGAAGGGCAATGACGATATCAGTATTGCCGTCACAGATAAGGCAGGTATTTTTACAGACAGCATCAAAAGTGATAAGGACCTGCAGTTTGTTTTCCTGCCCGCTGAAACAGAAGCCGGCCTGAAAGAAAAGGTGGACAAAAAGGAATATAGCGGTTACCTGTTCGTGAACGAAGGTCACCGGCTGGGAAAGGATTCTCTCTCCATCCGGACACCCCGTACCATCGGCGTTATCAGTCGCGAGCAGATCAGCAACCGGATCAATACAGCGCTGAAAGAAAAGCGACTGCTGTCCTTCAACATCAGCAGGCAGCAGCTGGACAGCGCCCAGGCCACCATACCAGTCAGTATTACGGCGTTGAGCAGCACCGCTGCCGGCAGTGAAGCTGATGACAAAGCCAGTATAGTAGCCACTGCCGTTGGTTTTACCTCAGGCTTCCTGATCTATATAGTACTGTTTATCTATGGCACCATGGTCATGCGTGGGGTGATGGAAGAAAAAGTAAGCCGTATTGCCGAAGTGATCGTGAGCAGCGTGAAGCCTTTTCAGCTGATGATGGGCAAAATACTGGGTATCGGCGCCGTTGGACTGGTCCAGTTCCTGATCTGGATCGTGCTGATGTCCGTCCTCGCAGCCCTGCTGCCCTCCTTTGTTCCTGATCCGCAAACAGCCATGCAGCATATGCCCGGAGCTGCAGGCGCTCCTGAGATGCCTTCCGGCGGTATGGCAGAGTTGATGAGTATTGTTGGCGGCATTAATTTCCCGCTGATCATCGGCTGCTTTATTTTCTATTTCCTGGGTGGTTATCTCCTGTATTCATCCCTTTTTGCTGCTGTAGGCAGCGCCGTAAATGAAGACCCGCAGGATGCACAGAGCCTGCTGCTGCCCATCACCATGCCCATCATTTTTGGTATCATGATCATGGTCCGGGCAGTCAGTGATCCCAACAGCCCGATGGCCGTCTTCGGCAGCCTGTTCCCGCTCACCTCTCCTATTGTGATGATGGCCCGGCTGGCGCATGGTATCCCTGCAGGCGTCAGCACCTGGGAACTGGTCCTGAGCATGGGACTGCTGGTGCTGGGTTTTGTCCTCACTACCTGGGTGGCCGCCAAGATCTACCGTACCGGTATCCTGTTATATGGTAAAAAAGTAACCTGGAAAGAGATGTGGAAATGGGCATTCAGGAAAAGTTAA
- a CDS encoding FAD-binding protein, whose amino-acid sequence MQEKFTLKLLPAEAASDTHLRQYAASHLGVPVKDITGYNILKRSIDARSRQPWVLLTINAFVQEPFRQTPVQTIPLQDVSRSRHKVVVVGAGPAGLFAALALIEQGIQPIVLERGKDVRARRRDLAQLNKEGIVNPESNYCFGEGGAGTYSDGKLYTRSNKRGDVDRILNILVQFGADTNILSDAHPHVGTNKLPQIITAMRAAIVEHGGVFLFGKKVTELLISDNSIKGVGTADGDRFMADAVILATGHSARDIFTLLHQQHILIESKPFALGVRVEHPQQLIDQLQYHCTVRDSFLPPASYSLVQQVDNRGVFSFCMCPGGIIAPAATSPGELVVNGWSPSKRNNPYANSGMVVAVEDKDFAGLQKQFGPLAAMEFQRAVEAKAFQAGGGHFVAPAQRMVDFAEGKLSASLPDCSYLPGLRSAPLQEVLPGFIHQALRQALREFGKKMRGRPGMPGYFTNEAVLVATESRTSSPVRIPRDPESLQHPQVSGLYPCAEGAGYAGGIVSAAMDGERVAVRIAAILGITRNRL is encoded by the coding sequence ATGCAAGAAAAATTCACTTTGAAACTGCTGCCCGCCGAGGCAGCCTCTGACACGCACCTGCGGCAATATGCTGCCAGCCACCTTGGAGTACCCGTAAAAGACATTACCGGTTACAATATCCTGAAGCGTTCCATTGATGCACGCAGCAGGCAGCCCTGGGTGCTGCTGACCATCAACGCTTTCGTTCAGGAGCCTTTCCGGCAAACACCGGTGCAGACCATTCCTTTGCAGGATGTGTCCAGATCACGCCACAAAGTGGTGGTGGTAGGCGCCGGCCCTGCCGGCCTGTTTGCAGCCCTCGCTCTCATTGAGCAGGGCATTCAACCTATTGTCCTGGAAAGAGGCAAGGATGTGCGCGCCCGCCGCCGCGACCTGGCACAGCTCAACAAGGAAGGTATCGTGAACCCCGAAAGCAATTACTGCTTCGGCGAAGGTGGCGCCGGAACGTACAGCGATGGCAAACTATATACCCGCAGTAACAAGCGCGGCGATGTGGACCGCATCCTCAATATCCTGGTGCAGTTTGGAGCAGATACCAATATCCTTTCTGATGCCCATCCGCATGTAGGCACCAACAAGCTGCCACAGATCATCACAGCCATGCGGGCAGCCATCGTGGAACATGGTGGTGTTTTTCTTTTTGGGAAAAAAGTGACGGAGCTGCTGATCAGCGATAACAGCATTAAAGGCGTTGGCACGGCAGACGGCGACCGCTTTATGGCAGACGCTGTTATCCTGGCCACCGGTCATTCGGCCCGGGATATTTTCACACTCCTGCACCAGCAACATATTTTGATCGAAAGCAAGCCTTTTGCACTCGGCGTGCGCGTGGAACATCCCCAGCAGCTGATAGATCAGCTGCAATATCATTGTACCGTACGCGACAGCTTCCTGCCACCAGCCTCCTATAGCCTGGTGCAGCAGGTGGACAATCGCGGCGTATTCTCTTTCTGCATGTGTCCCGGCGGCATCATCGCCCCTGCCGCCACCAGTCCCGGTGAACTGGTGGTCAATGGCTGGTCGCCCTCTAAAAGGAACAACCCCTATGCCAACTCAGGAATGGTGGTGGCTGTGGAGGATAAAGATTTTGCCGGCCTGCAGAAACAATTCGGGCCACTGGCCGCCATGGAATTCCAGCGGGCCGTGGAAGCCAAAGCTTTCCAGGCCGGCGGCGGGCATTTTGTAGCACCCGCCCAGCGCATGGTGGATTTTGCGGAAGGAAAACTATCCGCCAGTCTGCCCGACTGCTCCTACCTGCCCGGCCTGCGCTCCGCTCCCCTGCAGGAGGTGCTGCCCGGTTTCATTCACCAGGCGCTGCGCCAGGCCTTGCGCGAGTTCGGTAAAAAAATGCGCGGCCGCCCCGGCATGCCCGGCTACTTCACCAATGAAGCCGTCCTGGTAGCCACCGAGTCCCGCACTTCTTCCCCGGTACGCATTCCCCGCGACCCCGAATCCCTGCAGCACCCGCAGGTTTCAGGATTATACCCCTGCGCTGAAGGCGCCGGGTATGCCGGCGGTATTGTCAGCGCCGCCATGGATGGAGAACGGGTTGCCGTACGTATTGCAGCAATTCTTGGCATTACCCGTAACCGCCTGTAA
- a CDS encoding ATP-binding cassette domain-containing protein yields MHMLEVKNLRKYYATQKAVDDISFTLAPGSIFGLLGPNGAGKTTLIRMITGIFYPDEGEILFNGKHFDPNSDVLQIGYMPEERGLYKKMKIGEQAVYLAQLKGLSRQEAEKKVKDWFIRFDMQSWWNKKVEDLSKGMSQKLQFVTTVLHEPRLVILDEPFSGLDPVNANLIKDEIYRLAKQGASVIFSTHRMEQVEEICDHIILVNKGSKILDGTVREVKQQFKEHLFRIGFEQAPGQQLSSPAFEVLQVEAQSLVVRIRDGFQPNDVLRHFLDAQYSIQSFQEILPSLNEIFIRLVEGTPLARQFEPITA; encoded by the coding sequence ATGCATATGCTTGAAGTAAAGAACCTGAGAAAATACTACGCCACACAAAAAGCCGTGGATGATATCAGCTTTACGCTGGCTCCCGGAAGCATCTTTGGCCTGCTGGGTCCCAACGGAGCAGGGAAAACCACCCTCATCCGCATGATCACCGGCATCTTTTACCCTGATGAAGGGGAGATCCTTTTTAACGGTAAACATTTTGATCCTAATAGTGATGTACTGCAGATCGGGTATATGCCCGAAGAGAGAGGATTGTATAAGAAGATGAAGATCGGTGAGCAGGCCGTTTACCTGGCGCAGCTGAAAGGCCTGTCCAGACAGGAAGCCGAGAAAAAGGTCAAAGACTGGTTCATCCGCTTTGATATGCAGAGCTGGTGGAACAAGAAAGTGGAAGACCTCAGCAAGGGTATGAGCCAGAAACTGCAGTTTGTGACCACGGTGCTGCATGAACCGCGACTGGTGATCCTGGACGAACCATTCAGCGGCCTGGATCCCGTAAATGCCAACCTGATCAAGGATGAGATCTACCGCCTCGCCAAACAGGGCGCCAGCGTGATCTTCAGCACCCACCGCATGGAGCAGGTAGAAGAGATCTGCGATCATATCATTCTTGTCAACAAAGGCAGCAAAATACTGGACGGCACCGTCCGGGAAGTGAAACAGCAGTTCAAGGAACACCTGTTCCGCATCGGCTTTGAACAAGCCCCGGGACAGCAGCTGTCCTCACCCGCCTTTGAAGTACTCCAGGTGGAAGCACAGAGCCTGGTGGTCCGGATCCGGGATGGATTCCAGCCCAATGATGTGCTGCGGCATTTCCTGGATGCACAGTACAGTATCCAGTCTTTCCAGGAGATCCTCCCCTCGCTCAACGAGATCTTTATCCGGCTGGTAGAAGGTACGCCACTGGCCCGCCAATTTGAACCCATTACTGCTTAA
- the dnaA gene encoding chromosomal replication initiator protein DnaA, protein MAKTFDKVWSNCLEIIKDIVEWQHFKTWFEPIVPVELKSNILVIQVPSQFFYEYLEEHYVNLLAKTLRRVLGKEARLEYRIMVDSGNHSNKPLTMDVPTHGYKTFSSNEMDFPLIIHNPVKNPFVIPGLKKMQIDPQLNPIYTFDNFVEGDCNRVARRAGKTVAEKPGASSFNPLVIYGGVGFGKTHLAQAIGNETKRLQPNKVVLYVSSEKFINQFQDHSRNNAINDFIHFYQLIDVLIIDDVQFFNRAEKSQDAFFAIFNHLHQSGKQLILTSDKPPKDLEGVQERLLSRFRWGLSADLQMADYETRIEILERKMKNDGLEMPREVVKYLAYNINNNIRELEGALISLLAQSSLNKREIDLDLAKRVLRNFVKTSSKEITIETIQKMVCEYFDVPYDKLLQKTRKREIVQARQITMYLAKAFTKNSLKTIGEHFGGRDHTTVIHSCQTVKDLMDTDSTFRESVMELQQKVQLAAM, encoded by the coding sequence ATGGCAAAGACTTTCGACAAAGTATGGAGTAATTGTTTGGAGATAATAAAGGATATTGTTGAGTGGCAACATTTCAAAACATGGTTTGAACCGATCGTTCCGGTTGAACTAAAAAGCAACATACTTGTTATTCAGGTTCCAAGCCAGTTCTTTTATGAATACCTGGAAGAGCATTATGTGAATTTATTGGCAAAGACTTTGCGTAGGGTATTGGGTAAAGAAGCGAGGCTGGAGTATAGGATCATGGTGGATAGCGGTAATCATAGTAATAAGCCGCTGACGATGGATGTGCCTACACATGGGTATAAGACTTTTTCGAGTAACGAAATGGATTTCCCACTCATCATACATAATCCTGTCAAGAACCCGTTCGTAATACCGGGATTGAAGAAGATGCAGATTGATCCGCAGCTCAATCCTATCTATACGTTCGATAATTTCGTGGAAGGTGATTGTAACCGCGTTGCCCGCAGGGCAGGAAAAACGGTGGCCGAAAAACCCGGCGCCAGTTCTTTCAACCCCCTGGTGATCTATGGCGGGGTAGGCTTTGGTAAAACACACCTGGCGCAGGCCATCGGTAATGAGACCAAAAGGCTTCAGCCCAACAAAGTGGTTCTATATGTAAGCTCCGAGAAATTCATCAACCAGTTCCAGGACCATAGCCGGAACAATGCTATCAACGATTTTATTCACTTCTATCAACTCATAGATGTCCTGATCATCGATGACGTTCAGTTCTTCAACAGGGCTGAAAAATCACAGGATGCTTTCTTTGCTATTTTTAATCACCTTCACCAGAGCGGAAAACAGCTGATCCTGACTTCCGATAAGCCGCCCAAAGACCTGGAAGGCGTGCAGGAACGTTTGTTAAGTCGTTTCCGCTGGGGCCTGAGCGCTGATCTGCAAATGGCAGATTATGAAACAAGGATCGAGATCCTGGAGCGCAAGATGAAGAATGACGGCCTTGAAATGCCGCGTGAAGTAGTGAAATACCTCGCTTATAATATCAACAATAACATACGGGAACTGGAGGGTGCGCTGATCTCATTATTGGCACAATCTTCGCTGAACAAGCGGGAAATAGACCTCGATTTGGCAAAAAGAGTACTCCGTAATTTTGTGAAAACCAGCAGCAAAGAGATCACTATCGAAACCATCCAGAAAATGGTCTGCGAATATTTCGATGTGCCTTACGACAAGCTGCTGCAGAAAACAAGAAAGCGCGAGATTGTACAGGCCCGCCAGATCACGATGTACCTGGCCAAAGCATTCACCAAGAATTCGCTCAAGACCATTGGTGAGCATTTTGGTGGCCGTGACCATACTACGGTGATCCATTCCTGCCAGACGGTCAAAGACCTGATGGATACTGACAGCACCTTCCGTGAAAGCGTCATGGAACTCCAGCAGAAAGTACAGCTGGCCGCTATGTAA
- a CDS encoding DUF6377 domain-containing protein, with amino-acid sequence MNKFFLIALLGIGSSTGFGQVSKTDSLLRVLQTEIVRKEVYVQEREKRINQLRLALFLVDSSNFNGLFTLQSRIFDEYSAYKFDSAFAYARKMGELSEKFHKPEQLIWSKILVGNSFLHSGFYKEGFDIINKIDTNQLSKALKTHYLLLRARLNAGIGAYDNDGHFSKSYEQQSDRDFKDAAISSPPNDFDKTIDLAFLPDAQKAPHHTPEFFYKVIIDAQLPEHSIAMVATRISFAFEDEDRILFLALAAINDIRSSTKETLAIYLLGQELFKQGKTNDAYACLQEAAENARFYGARHRSAQIESLLPLVSGKLLDEQQHRTDQLLIGFLTFLIVAVILFFLLIIYRKQILRIKASETLIKEKNSELESVNKKLWESSKIKEELIGLFLKTCSSYIESLGKVKRETLHYIKLGKYKEVSQLLNNIPVAEEKGNLYNMLDTAFLKMFPNFIASFNALLKKEDQVWPKSGETLNATLRIFALMRLGITEQEAIAKILDYSVSTVYTYKMRIKSRALVGANEFEQKIMEIKFTDNG; translated from the coding sequence ATGAATAAATTCTTTTTAATTGCACTCCTGGGGATAGGAAGTAGTACAGGGTTTGGACAGGTCAGCAAGACCGACAGCCTGTTAAGGGTACTGCAAACCGAGATCGTAAGAAAAGAGGTTTACGTCCAGGAAAGAGAGAAGCGTATTAACCAGTTAAGACTGGCCCTGTTCCTTGTAGACAGCAGCAATTTCAACGGCCTGTTCACCCTTCAGTCCAGGATCTTTGATGAGTACAGCGCCTATAAATTCGATTCCGCTTTTGCCTATGCCCGGAAAATGGGCGAGCTCTCCGAAAAATTCCACAAACCGGAGCAGCTGATCTGGAGCAAGATACTGGTAGGTAACAGCTTCTTACATTCCGGCTTTTATAAAGAAGGCTTCGACATTATTAATAAGATTGATACCAACCAATTAAGCAAAGCCCTTAAAACACATTACCTCCTGCTGCGGGCAAGGTTGAATGCAGGTATCGGGGCCTATGACAATGATGGCCATTTTTCGAAAAGCTATGAGCAGCAATCGGACAGAGACTTTAAAGATGCTGCTATCAGTTCGCCGCCCAATGATTTTGACAAAACCATCGACCTGGCCTTCCTGCCGGATGCGCAAAAAGCGCCCCATCATACACCTGAATTCTTTTATAAAGTCATTATCGATGCCCAGCTGCCCGAGCACAGTATTGCCATGGTGGCTACACGGATCAGTTTTGCCTTTGAAGATGAAGACCGGATCCTTTTCCTGGCGCTTGCCGCCATCAACGATATCCGCTCTTCCACTAAGGAGACCCTGGCTATCTACCTGCTGGGGCAGGAGTTGTTCAAGCAGGGTAAGACCAACGACGCCTATGCCTGTCTGCAGGAAGCTGCCGAGAATGCCCGGTTCTATGGCGCCCGGCACCGGTCGGCCCAGATAGAATCCCTGTTACCGCTGGTATCCGGTAAACTGCTGGACGAGCAGCAGCACCGGACAGATCAGCTGCTCATAGGTTTTCTCACTTTCCTGATAGTGGCAGTGATCCTCTTCTTCCTGCTGATCATTTACCGGAAGCAGATCCTGCGGATCAAAGCCAGCGAAACACTGATCAAGGAAAAGAACAGTGAGCTGGAAAGCGTCAACAAAAAGCTCTGGGAATCTTCCAAGATAAAAGAGGAGCTGATCGGTCTGTTCCTGAAAACCTGTTCCTCCTATATTGAATCCTTAGGGAAAGTAAAACGTGAGACCCTGCATTATATCAAACTGGGAAAATACAAAGAGGTCAGTCAGCTGCTGAACAATATTCCCGTAGCTGAAGAGAAAGGCAATCTATACAATATGCTGGATACAGCTTTCCTGAAGATGTTCCCCAATTTTATTGCTTCGTTCAATGCACTCTTAAAGAAGGAAGACCAGGTATGGCCAAAGTCCGGCGAAACGCTCAATGCCACCCTGCGTATATTTGCATTGATGCGCCTGGGCATTACAGAGCAGGAGGCCATTGCCAAGATCCTGGATTATAGCGTGAGTACAGTGTATACCTATAAAATGCGGATCAAATCCAGGGCATTGGTGGGAGCCAATGAGTTTGAGCAAAAGATCATGGAGATAAAGTTTACGGACAATGGCTGA
- a CDS encoding ORF6N domain-containing protein translates to MQLIRSIQNRIYEIRGERVMLDKDLAALYEVETKVFNQAVKRNMKRFPEDFMFQITKAEWDSILNQLESLENSDLSRSQIVTLKTGRGHNLKYLPYAFTEQGVAMLSGVLNSDRAISMNIAVMRAFVEIRKILIGESDLRKQFQLIKERLGEHDIQLNQIYDAMENLLDEKAAQRKWEDRERIGFKI, encoded by the coding sequence ATGCAGCTCATTCGAAGTATTCAGAACAGGATCTATGAAATAAGAGGTGAAAGAGTTATGCTTGACAAAGACCTGGCCGCTCTTTATGAAGTGGAAACAAAGGTGTTTAATCAGGCAGTAAAAAGGAATATGAAGCGGTTTCCCGAAGATTTTATGTTTCAAATTACAAAAGCGGAGTGGGATAGTATCCTGAATCAGCTAGAATCTCTGGAAAACAGTGATCTTTCAAGGTCACAAATTGTGACCTTGAAAACCGGCAGGGGACATAATCTCAAGTATCTGCCTTATGCTTTCACAGAGCAGGGAGTAGCTATGCTCAGCGGCGTGCTGAATAGCGATCGGGCTATTAGTATGAACATTGCGGTAATGCGGGCTTTTGTGGAAATCAGGAAGATCCTGATAGGTGAAAGCGATTTACGGAAGCAGTTCCAGTTGATCAAAGAGCGGCTGGGTGAGCATGATATTCAGCTGAACCAGATTTATGACGCCATGGAGAATCTGCTTGACGAAAAGGCAGCGCAACGAAAATGGGAGGATAGAGAAAGAATTGGATTCAAAATATGA